The following are encoded together in the Capsulimonas corticalis genome:
- a CDS encoding nucleotidyltransferase domain-containing protein produces the protein MRTGNLLDAFFSKTRQAVLAAVLLQPERRWYLRDLAGFLELSPSSLQREMAQLTEVGLLRREADGNRVYYQADPAFPILNELQSIFVKTSGIANTIRTSLEPFTSQIDVAFIFGSVARGERTAQSDVDVMIVGAVRMVDLALPLRELERNLGAPVNISLYSLSEFMEKLRLANHFLTTVMQQKKIFLKGDDNELANLVRAAAHTPARHE, from the coding sequence ATGCGTACAGGGAATCTATTAGACGCGTTTTTCTCCAAAACCCGCCAGGCGGTGCTTGCGGCGGTGCTGTTGCAGCCCGAACGCCGGTGGTATTTGCGCGACCTCGCTGGGTTTCTCGAACTCTCTCCGTCCAGTTTGCAACGGGAGATGGCGCAGCTGACCGAGGTCGGTCTGTTGCGGCGTGAAGCCGACGGCAATCGTGTCTACTACCAAGCAGATCCTGCGTTTCCAATCCTGAATGAATTGCAAAGCATTTTTGTGAAGACATCGGGAATCGCGAATACGATACGGACTTCGCTCGAACCGTTTACTTCCCAAATCGATGTGGCGTTTATCTTCGGTTCCGTCGCTCGCGGAGAGCGAACGGCGCAAAGCGATGTGGATGTCATGATCGTCGGCGCTGTGCGAATGGTTGACCTCGCATTGCCGCTGCGCGAGCTGGAGCGCAATCTTGGCGCGCCCGTGAACATTTCCCTCTACTCACTTTCGGAGTTCATGGAAAAGTTGCGTCTTGCGAATCATTTTTTAACGACCGTCATGCAGCAGAAGAAGATCTTTTTGAAGGGAGACGACAATGAGCTGGCAAACCTTGTCCGCGCAGCAGCTCATACGCCCGCACGTCACGAGTAA
- a CDS encoding alpha-mannosidase: MSWRYTVEKIEKRVAELKRARVRASVPLGDWRKALGPIDGASASDFDDTGWDTFPALGSYEAREQTIWLRSAVTVPEAWTGQRVFLGLELAEAETLVWVDGVATQAIDLFHHDLLLTDSADGGRTYTLALECYTGLGDQRFARVFTPKTVEIKIAELQWIDTPTEALYYDMSVALESAKTMDGNGREYAVILEALDEATNILDFSRGVSDDVFYASAARAGEYLQANLYQKYHADPNFAPTIWATGHAHIDTAWLWRLAHTRQKIGRTFTTALTLMEQYPEYKFTCSQPQQYAYLKQDYPEVYARIQAAIQRGQWEAVGGMWVESDCNVVGGESLVRQFLYGLRFFQQEFGTHTDVVWLPDVFGYAAAFPQIIKKAGMKYFMTIKIYWSQFNKPPYQTFEWEGIDGTSVLTHYSPLGDYNAVMTPAQLRQNWNAYQQKHLTDSDLYIYGYGDGGGGPTRAMLETAARLQDFPGMPKVKLSDSEAFFEDLARQVEGKPNLPRWVGELYLEYHRGTYTSQARSKKLNRQSELLLQTAEQICCLANLTTARPYPRPTLAKAWELTLLNQFHDIIPGSSIREVYEDSERDYQTILGIASDTVQGALGAIADQIAEGAGDVVVYNPLSWPRSDVAEAPRNLNLPGQHVVDLDGQEKTLVHLSDVPALGYDTLRAEALPLFDNTHDEPTLHVTERTLENQFFTLTLDENGEISSLWDKRTQREVIDAGAYCKGNAFLTFEDKPLNYDAWDIDIFYLDKMTPAQSLTRLEVAEHGPIRASIEITRTFGRGSSLHQRISLYRDIARIDFDTEVDWRERHTLLKVAFPVTVRSPRATYDIQFGNVERPTHWNTSWDWARFEVCAHKWADLSEGDYGVSLLSESKYGWDIKDNVMRLTLLKGATSPDPEADLGRQRFTYALLPHAGDWRAAKTVQRAYEFNVPAQFAAVHGHGDLPASMSLVSVDKPNVIVETVKKAEDDESVIVRLYEAYGQRGPAALTFGQNIESAAEVNLLEVETEESRARHVTVDGARLAFDVKPYEIRTLRVRLKA; this comes from the coding sequence GTGAGCTGGCGTTACACCGTCGAAAAGATCGAGAAGCGGGTTGCGGAGCTGAAGCGCGCGCGGGTGCGCGCTTCGGTTCCCTTAGGCGATTGGCGCAAGGCCCTTGGCCCTATCGACGGCGCGAGCGCCTCCGATTTCGACGACACGGGCTGGGACACATTCCCCGCGCTCGGTTCGTACGAAGCGCGGGAGCAGACGATCTGGCTGCGCTCCGCCGTGACCGTCCCGGAGGCGTGGACAGGACAGCGCGTGTTTCTCGGACTGGAGCTCGCCGAGGCCGAAACGCTGGTGTGGGTTGACGGGGTCGCGACGCAGGCCATCGACCTATTCCATCACGATCTGCTGCTGACGGACAGCGCCGACGGCGGACGCACGTACACACTGGCGCTGGAGTGCTATACGGGCCTCGGCGACCAGCGCTTTGCCCGCGTGTTCACACCAAAAACCGTCGAAATTAAGATCGCCGAGCTGCAATGGATCGACACGCCGACGGAGGCGCTCTACTATGACATGAGCGTCGCGCTCGAGTCGGCGAAAACGATGGATGGGAATGGACGCGAGTACGCCGTCATCCTGGAAGCGCTGGACGAGGCGACGAATATTCTGGACTTCTCGCGCGGCGTGAGCGATGATGTGTTTTACGCCTCAGCCGCGCGGGCCGGAGAATATCTCCAGGCCAATCTTTACCAGAAGTATCACGCCGATCCAAACTTCGCGCCGACAATCTGGGCGACGGGCCACGCGCATATCGATACGGCGTGGCTGTGGCGGCTTGCGCACACGCGTCAAAAGATCGGCCGCACCTTCACCACGGCGCTGACGCTGATGGAGCAGTATCCCGAATACAAGTTCACCTGTTCGCAGCCCCAGCAGTACGCCTATCTCAAACAAGACTATCCCGAGGTTTACGCGCGTATCCAGGCGGCCATTCAACGGGGACAATGGGAAGCGGTCGGAGGGATGTGGGTCGAATCGGACTGCAACGTGGTCGGCGGCGAGAGCCTGGTCCGGCAGTTTTTGTACGGTCTGCGTTTCTTCCAGCAGGAGTTTGGGACGCACACGGATGTCGTCTGGCTCCCGGACGTCTTCGGTTACGCGGCGGCGTTTCCGCAGATCATCAAAAAGGCCGGCATGAAGTATTTCATGACGATCAAGATCTATTGGAGCCAGTTCAACAAGCCGCCCTATCAAACGTTCGAATGGGAGGGAATCGACGGAACCTCCGTGCTCACGCACTACTCCCCGCTCGGCGATTACAACGCCGTGATGACGCCCGCGCAGCTTCGCCAGAACTGGAACGCCTACCAGCAGAAGCATCTCACGGACTCGGATCTTTATATCTACGGCTACGGCGACGGCGGCGGCGGCCCCACCCGCGCGATGCTGGAGACAGCGGCGCGCCTGCAAGACTTCCCCGGCATGCCCAAAGTCAAGCTCTCGGACAGTGAGGCGTTTTTTGAGGATCTCGCGCGGCAGGTCGAAGGCAAGCCGAACCTGCCGCGCTGGGTCGGCGAGCTTTATCTGGAGTACCATCGCGGCACGTATACATCGCAGGCGCGCAGCAAGAAGCTCAACCGGCAATCCGAACTGCTGCTGCAAACCGCCGAACAGATTTGCTGCCTCGCCAATCTCACAACAGCGCGCCCCTACCCGCGCCCGACGCTGGCGAAAGCGTGGGAATTAACCCTGCTCAACCAGTTCCACGATATCATCCCGGGATCGTCGATCCGCGAGGTCTATGAAGACAGCGAGCGCGACTACCAGACGATCCTCGGCATCGCCTCCGACACCGTGCAGGGAGCGCTCGGCGCCATCGCCGATCAGATCGCCGAAGGCGCGGGCGATGTCGTCGTCTACAACCCGCTCTCGTGGCCGCGTTCGGATGTCGCCGAAGCCCCGCGCAATTTGAATCTGCCCGGCCAGCACGTCGTCGATCTGGACGGCCAGGAGAAAACACTCGTCCACCTGAGCGATGTCCCCGCCCTCGGCTACGACACGCTGCGCGCCGAAGCGCTGCCGCTTTTCGACAACACGCACGACGAGCCGACACTCCACGTCACCGAGCGCACTCTGGAGAATCAATTCTTCACGCTCACGCTGGATGAGAACGGCGAAATCTCCTCCCTGTGGGACAAACGGACCCAGCGCGAAGTGATCGACGCCGGCGCGTACTGCAAAGGCAACGCCTTCCTCACCTTCGAAGATAAACCCCTGAACTACGACGCCTGGGACATCGATATCTTCTACCTGGACAAAATGACTCCCGCGCAATCGCTCACCCGTCTCGAAGTCGCCGAACATGGCCCCATCCGCGCGAGCATTGAAATTACGCGGACCTTCGGACGCGGCAGCAGCCTCCATCAGCGTATCAGTCTCTACCGGGACATCGCCCGGATCGACTTCGACACGGAAGTCGATTGGCGAGAGCGCCATACGCTGCTCAAAGTCGCCTTCCCGGTCACCGTGCGCAGCCCGCGCGCCACTTACGATATTCAGTTCGGCAACGTCGAACGCCCCACGCACTGGAACACCAGCTGGGACTGGGCGCGCTTCGAAGTCTGCGCCCACAAATGGGCGGACCTGAGCGAAGGCGACTACGGCGTCTCGCTGCTTTCCGAAAGCAAGTACGGCTGGGACATCAAGGACAACGTCATGCGTCTCACCCTGCTCAAAGGCGCGACAAGCCCCGACCCCGAAGCCGACCTCGGCCGCCAGCGCTTCACCTACGCCCTCCTGCCCCACGCCGGCGATTGGCGCGCCGCCAAAACCGTCCAGCGCGCCTACGAATTCAATGTCCCCGCCCAATTCGCCGCCGTCCACGGCCATGGCGACCTGCCCGCAAGCATGTCGCTCGTCAGCGTGGATAAACCCAATGTGATTGTTGAGACGGTGAAGAAAGCGGAAGACGACGAAAGCGTGATCGTGCGATTGTACGAAGCGTACGGTCAGCGCGGCCCAGCAGCTCTGACGTTTGGACAGAACATAGAATCGGCGGCGGAAGTGAATTTATTGGAAGTGGAGACAGAGGAAAGCCGGGCGCGGCATGTGACGGTGGATGGAGCGCGACTGGCGTTCGATGTGAAGCCCTATGAGATACGAACACTGCGGGTGCGTCTCAAGGCGTAA
- a CDS encoding cytochrome c peroxidase — MAKRRISWLLAASTAGLFTTLAQAASTPPPPPPPNPPPAGAEFPDATGQSATISATGPALATHPFFTSLGSNGRTCYNCHHPEEGWSITPASVQARFQETNGLAPIFRTVDGANSPNANVSTVAARQAAYSMLLTRGDIRIGLPVPSGAEFTLTAANDPYGFASPAQLSLFRRPLPPTNLAFTSTVMWDGRETISSTNIAADLAHQAATAVLTHEQASAAPSAAVLNQLVTFERGLYTAQSLDNAAGPLGAFGANGGPRYLTTLPFTLGENDPTSASFNPNVFTIFGRWQGITAPDAQSRARASIARGEAIFNTRPIAVTGVAGFNDVVHLSLARTTCSGCHNTPEVGNHSSAAFMDLGLTDAARRTSDMPLYTLRNSSTGAVRLTTDPGRALVTGKWADIGKFKIPTLRGLPARAPYFHNGSAASTRDVVDFYNGRFNMNLNPNERADLKAFLDSL, encoded by the coding sequence ATGGCGAAACGTCGGATTTCCTGGTTATTGGCGGCATCCACCGCCGGACTGTTCACCACACTCGCGCAGGCGGCGTCCACGCCGCCCCCGCCCCCGCCTCCCAATCCGCCGCCGGCGGGAGCGGAATTCCCAGACGCCACCGGGCAATCGGCGACGATCAGCGCCACCGGGCCGGCCCTCGCAACTCATCCATTCTTTACCAGCCTGGGAAGCAACGGAAGAACATGCTACAATTGCCATCATCCCGAGGAAGGCTGGAGCATCACGCCCGCAAGCGTCCAGGCGCGATTTCAAGAGACGAACGGCCTGGCCCCGATCTTCCGAACGGTGGATGGAGCGAACTCGCCGAACGCGAACGTGTCCACCGTCGCCGCGAGGCAAGCCGCGTACAGCATGCTGCTGACGCGCGGGGATATCCGGATCGGCCTGCCGGTCCCGTCGGGCGCCGAGTTCACGCTGACGGCGGCGAACGATCCTTACGGTTTTGCGTCGCCCGCGCAGCTCTCCCTGTTCCGGCGTCCGCTTCCTCCCACAAACCTTGCGTTTACCAGCACGGTGATGTGGGACGGGCGAGAGACGATTTCCAGCACGAATATCGCCGCCGATCTGGCCCATCAGGCCGCGACGGCGGTCTTGACGCACGAACAGGCGTCGGCGGCTCCGAGCGCCGCCGTCCTCAACCAGCTCGTCACCTTTGAGCGCGGCCTCTACACCGCGCAGTCCCTCGACAACGCGGCGGGGCCGCTCGGCGCCTTCGGAGCCAACGGCGGCCCGCGCTACCTCACCACGCTCCCGTTCACGCTGGGTGAAAACGATCCCACATCGGCGAGTTTCAATCCCAATGTCTTCACGATCTTCGGCAGATGGCAGGGAATCACCGCCCCCGATGCGCAGTCACGCGCGCGCGCCTCCATTGCTCGCGGAGAAGCCATCTTCAATACGCGTCCGATTGCAGTGACGGGGGTCGCGGGCTTCAACGATGTCGTCCATCTTTCGCTGGCGCGCACGACTTGTTCGGGGTGCCATAACACGCCCGAAGTGGGAAACCACTCGTCGGCGGCGTTCATGGACCTGGGACTGACGGACGCCGCGCGGCGCACGTCCGACATGCCGCTCTACACGCTGCGCAATTCATCCACGGGCGCCGTGCGTCTGACGACCGATCCCGGACGCGCGCTCGTCACCGGCAAATGGGCGGACATCGGTAAGTTCAAAATCCCCACCCTGCGCGGCCTCCCCGCGCGAGCTCCGTACTTCCACAACGGCTCCGCCGCATCCACGCGTGACGTGGTGGACTTTTACAACGGCCGGTTCAACATGAATTTGAACCCGAACGAACGGGCCGACCTGAAAGCATTTCTGGACTCGCTTTAA
- a CDS encoding DUF1559 domain-containing protein, whose amino-acid sequence MKRTGFTLIELLVVIAIIAVLAAILFPAFAKVREKARQTSCLSNQKQLGLAVMQYNQDNDDHFPGVQAYGQGWAGAIYPYVKSTGVYICPDDAGTTATKVSYGLNINLTVTNWSQATTTSALAAPTKTVLLFEVSGNNADPSNLNEIASATGWGMDAGGDGYWHGVGYYATGDLGQPSHNSNDGGNKSGRHTDGSNFLLSDGHVKWLRPANVSAGSTQDTADLDQGAGSTTHNAAGTNITKFAATFSPT is encoded by the coding sequence ATGAAGCGTACCGGTTTTACATTGATCGAGCTGCTCGTTGTCATCGCCATCATTGCGGTGCTCGCAGCCATCCTCTTCCCGGCGTTCGCCAAGGTTCGCGAGAAGGCGCGCCAGACGTCGTGCCTGAGCAACCAGAAGCAGCTGGGCCTGGCCGTCATGCAGTACAATCAGGACAACGACGACCACTTTCCCGGCGTCCAGGCTTATGGCCAGGGCTGGGCGGGCGCGATCTATCCCTATGTCAAGAGCACCGGTGTGTACATCTGCCCGGATGACGCGGGAACGACGGCGACCAAGGTTTCTTATGGATTGAACATCAACCTGACCGTGACAAACTGGTCGCAGGCGACAACCACGTCCGCGCTCGCGGCTCCGACAAAAACGGTCCTGCTGTTTGAAGTCAGCGGCAACAACGCGGATCCGAGCAACCTCAACGAAATCGCAAGCGCGACCGGCTGGGGAATGGACGCGGGCGGCGACGGTTACTGGCACGGCGTCGGCTACTACGCCACCGGCGATCTGGGCCAGCCTTCGCACAACTCCAACGACGGCGGCAACAAGAGCGGCCGCCACACCGACGGCTCCAACTTCCTGCTCAGCGACGGCCACGTCAAATGGCTCCGCCCCGCCAATGTCTCCGCCGGCAGCACGCAGGACACCGCCGATCTCGATCAGGGCGCGGGCAGCACCACGCACAATGCGGCGGGAACAAACATCACGAAGTTCGCCGCCACGTTCAGCCCGACATAA
- a CDS encoding sigma-70 family RNA polymerase sigma factor → MHERRDWELLRAFVETNSQAAFAELTKRYLRLVYATCLREVGDRTQAEDVTQAVFLLLARKAPTFRSSIVLPSWLFDACKYASRNALRGERRRQMREQLMAREVSHTASEAADRVSDLCVGEALDKLAPIDRNVVLLRFICDYTLAETGAAIGISEEAARKRVNRALAKLRTTLTRAGAPLTVAAAAELVQVHHAHAMPANLEAKISEIVQTYASAPLAGAPIPLIAQGAQTAMTLAKVKTIAAITGGLILAGGGVYLAAAKAPHSPRTGKEPIANPAIADTHVAAFNCYLKMLRTYADLKSCTFTETAAGSGAMGMPYQINYAFQRPGKFNIVVTRDASSKRVLYANEKVWTVPEEAPNQASGQPLMKNYTPLMDCLIGAADVKEPFPEMMLDDTRADIDKVVAQDPKAKKMFVLGAPAVIGGVLTDTLFTPPRPDNKDDHGATTFSIGRADHLLYRVVSQDTSGRFPELNFTIDYSDIRVNSKIPANTFEFTPPNS, encoded by the coding sequence ATGCACGAACGACGGGATTGGGAATTGCTGCGCGCCTTTGTCGAGACGAACTCGCAGGCCGCGTTTGCGGAGCTGACGAAGCGCTATTTGCGGCTGGTCTATGCGACATGCCTGCGCGAAGTCGGCGACCGGACACAGGCGGAGGATGTGACACAGGCGGTTTTCCTGCTGCTTGCGCGCAAGGCTCCGACCTTTCGCTCCAGCATCGTCCTTCCATCCTGGCTATTTGACGCCTGCAAGTATGCGTCGAGAAATGCGCTGCGAGGAGAAAGGCGACGCCAAATGCGCGAGCAATTGATGGCGCGTGAAGTCAGTCATACCGCATCAGAAGCAGCCGATCGCGTTTCGGATTTGTGCGTTGGAGAAGCCCTGGACAAGCTGGCGCCGATAGATCGAAACGTCGTACTCCTTCGATTCATCTGCGACTACACCCTGGCGGAGACGGGGGCTGCGATCGGAATCTCCGAAGAAGCGGCGCGCAAGCGCGTCAATCGCGCGCTGGCGAAGCTCCGCACGACGCTGACACGCGCCGGCGCGCCGCTGACGGTCGCCGCCGCCGCCGAATTGGTGCAGGTCCATCACGCCCACGCCATGCCTGCGAACCTCGAAGCAAAGATCTCGGAGATCGTACAAACGTACGCCTCGGCGCCCCTTGCAGGCGCGCCTATCCCGCTAATCGCCCAAGGAGCGCAAACAGCCATGACACTCGCGAAAGTAAAAACCATCGCCGCCATTACCGGAGGTCTCATTCTTGCCGGAGGCGGGGTTTACCTTGCCGCAGCCAAAGCTCCGCATTCGCCACGCACGGGAAAGGAGCCGATCGCAAATCCCGCTATTGCGGACACTCATGTGGCGGCGTTCAATTGTTATCTCAAAATGCTCCGGACGTATGCGGATTTGAAATCCTGCACGTTTACCGAGACAGCGGCGGGAAGCGGCGCCATGGGGATGCCATATCAAATAAATTACGCGTTTCAGCGTCCGGGGAAATTCAATATCGTCGTGACACGCGACGCCTCCTCCAAGCGTGTGCTGTACGCGAATGAAAAGGTGTGGACAGTTCCCGAAGAAGCTCCCAACCAGGCGTCGGGCCAGCCTCTGATGAAAAATTACACACCGCTGATGGATTGCCTTATCGGCGCGGCCGATGTCAAAGAGCCATTTCCCGAGATGATGCTCGACGATACCAGGGCGGATATCGATAAAGTCGTCGCGCAAGACCCCAAGGCTAAGAAAATGTTCGTCCTCGGAGCGCCCGCCGTCATCGGCGGGGTACTCACCGATACACTCTTTACACCGCCCCGCCCGGACAACAAAGACGACCATGGCGCCACGACATTTTCCATAGGCCGCGCCGACCACTTACTTTACCGAGTCGTCAGTCAGGACACATCCGGGCGTTTCCCGGAACTGAACTTCACGATCGACTATTCGGACATTCGAGTCAATTCGAAGATTCCCGCGAACACATTCGAGTTCACGCCGCCAAATTCTTGA
- a CDS encoding SDR family NAD(P)-dependent oxidoreductase, protein MSVTNSALTLDLSGKVCVVTGATGDLGRVMARTLARCGADVAINYLRNAEMAQTLAAEVRELGGRALVVQADVTQKESVDAMRDLVHAELGVADVLVNNAVIQYDWTSVLEQSVADYESQFRSCVLHNVLMAQAFAPAMIARGAGGRVIGINTECAMQNFTSQSAYVAGKRGMDGVLRILAKEIGEHQITVNQVAPGWTISDRDRASGTEHNEGYEKNVPMKRRGTDQEIANVVAFLASDLSSYITGAYIPVCGGNVMPAI, encoded by the coding sequence ATGAGCGTGACGAATTCTGCATTGACGCTGGATCTGAGCGGCAAGGTGTGCGTGGTGACGGGCGCGACCGGGGATCTGGGCCGCGTGATGGCGCGGACGCTGGCGCGGTGCGGCGCGGATGTCGCGATCAATTATCTGCGTAACGCCGAGATGGCGCAGACGCTGGCGGCGGAGGTGCGGGAATTGGGCGGCCGCGCGCTGGTCGTGCAGGCGGATGTGACTCAGAAAGAGAGTGTGGACGCGATGCGCGATCTCGTTCATGCGGAGCTGGGCGTCGCCGATGTCCTGGTGAACAACGCGGTCATTCAGTATGATTGGACGTCGGTATTGGAGCAGTCCGTGGCAGACTATGAGAGCCAGTTCCGTTCGTGCGTTCTCCACAACGTGCTGATGGCGCAGGCGTTCGCCCCGGCGATGATCGCGCGCGGCGCCGGCGGCCGGGTCATCGGGATCAATACGGAGTGCGCCATGCAGAACTTCACCAGCCAATCGGCCTATGTGGCCGGCAAGCGCGGTATGGACGGCGTGCTGCGCATCCTGGCGAAGGAGATCGGGGAGCACCAGATTACCGTCAATCAAGTCGCGCCCGGCTGGACGATCAGCGACCGCGACCGCGCAAGCGGGACGGAGCACAATGAAGGCTACGAAAAGAATGTCCCGATGAAGCGACGCGGGACCGATCAGGAAATCGCCAACGTCGTCGCGTTCCTGGCGTCGGACCTGTCGAGCTATATCACGGGCGCGTATATTCCTGTCTGCGGCGGGAATGTGATGCCGGCGATTTAG
- a CDS encoding AraC family transcriptional regulator, whose protein sequence is MPLLDSDQLFNQKSQLPGMLDDIEIRPLWAARFDLQVGSWNLPKLVNDFWRIYQNDARGGRLIAATGTIDLEPHSVYIIPAGLELSSRNEEPITQFFIHFEFRGIPPIAFEDIFPGPVRIPEDPLFSQIVSRLGDRVAREGCDDVSVQCMIKGIIYEALGHYLGALTPETLERCWTRVSLIKPLLPALQWIQDNLDQRMTNAEIASLCHMSEGHFIRRFREATSLSPVQYILKRRVACAAQQLLFTNDSIDQIAEQNGFADRFYFSRIFLRETGRPPAAYRRGHHG, encoded by the coding sequence ATGCCGCTACTCGATTCCGATCAGCTCTTTAACCAAAAATCCCAGCTTCCTGGGATGCTCGACGACATCGAAATCCGGCCGCTCTGGGCGGCGCGGTTTGATCTTCAGGTCGGCAGCTGGAATCTGCCCAAGCTCGTCAACGACTTCTGGCGTATCTATCAAAACGACGCGCGGGGCGGGCGGCTGATTGCGGCGACCGGGACGATCGATCTGGAGCCGCATTCGGTTTATATTATTCCTGCGGGATTGGAGCTTTCGAGCCGTAACGAAGAGCCGATCACGCAATTCTTCATACACTTCGAGTTCCGGGGGATTCCGCCGATTGCGTTCGAGGACATCTTCCCCGGGCCGGTGCGGATTCCCGAAGATCCGCTGTTTTCGCAAATCGTGTCTCGGCTTGGCGATCGGGTGGCGCGCGAGGGCTGCGACGATGTGTCCGTCCAGTGCATGATCAAAGGGATCATCTATGAGGCGCTGGGGCATTATCTGGGCGCGCTGACACCCGAAACGCTGGAGCGGTGCTGGACGCGCGTGTCGCTGATCAAGCCGCTGCTGCCGGCGCTGCAATGGATTCAGGACAATCTCGATCAGCGGATGACCAACGCGGAGATCGCATCGCTCTGCCATATGAGCGAAGGGCATTTTATCCGCCGCTTTCGGGAGGCGACCAGCCTTTCGCCGGTTCAGTATATTTTGAAGCGCCGGGTCGCCTGCGCCGCCCAGCAGCTCTTGTTTACCAACGACAGCATCGACCAGATCGCCGAGCAGAATGGCTTCGCCGACCGGTTCTATTTCTCGCGCATCTTCCTGCGTGAAACCGGACGCCCGCCCGCCGCGTACCGGCGCGGGCATCACGGATAA
- a CDS encoding class II aldolase/adducin family protein, with protein MTDTDGILPQLLTLSHDLGDAGRQWAILGEGNTSARLSEATFLVKASGSQLRTLTSDQLVEVSFAPLLDALRSSEFWPDERTRDLLRSCCVHEGSRTPSVETLFHAGLLSLPGVNFIGHTHVTSINSLTCSRGGWDLMLQGRRLFPDEIVVCGVAPCCVPYVDPGLPLARTILERVQQFIQKHGAVPKTIYLQNHGFIALGASASEVLSITQMADKAAHILIGAIACGEPMFMSHADVSRIATRPDEHLRQRALGLK; from the coding sequence ATGACGGATACGGACGGAATACTGCCGCAATTGCTGACCCTCTCGCACGATCTGGGCGATGCGGGGCGTCAGTGGGCGATCCTGGGGGAAGGCAACACCTCCGCGCGTCTCAGCGAGGCGACGTTTTTGGTGAAGGCCAGCGGCTCGCAGCTGCGGACGCTCACGAGCGACCAACTGGTTGAAGTCTCGTTCGCGCCGCTTTTGGACGCGCTGCGAAGCAGCGAGTTCTGGCCCGATGAGCGCACGCGCGACCTGCTCCGTTCCTGCTGCGTCCATGAAGGCAGCCGCACGCCGAGCGTCGAGACGCTGTTCCACGCGGGGCTGCTCAGTCTGCCCGGGGTGAACTTTATCGGTCATACCCATGTCACCAGCATCAATAGCCTGACCTGCTCGCGCGGCGGCTGGGATCTGATGCTGCAAGGGCGGCGCTTGTTTCCCGATGAGATCGTCGTCTGCGGCGTCGCTCCCTGCTGCGTTCCCTATGTCGACCCCGGCCTGCCGCTCGCGCGGACGATATTAGAGCGTGTCCAGCAGTTCATCCAGAAGCATGGCGCAGTCCCCAAGACGATCTACCTTCAGAACCACGGCTTCATCGCGCTGGGCGCCAGCGCCTCCGAAGTGCTCAGCATCACGCAGATGGCCGACAAGGCCGCGCACATCCTGATCGGCGCGATCGCCTGCGGCGAGCCGATGTTTATGAGCCACGCCGACGTTTCCCGCATCGCGACGCGTCCCGACGAGCATCTGCGCCAGCGAGCGCTGGGCCTGAAATAA